Genomic window (Chryseobacterium bernardetii):
AGACAACTGCAAGCAGATAAGAGATTTAACACTCATCGAAATGTTAAGCTCAACTGGTATTAGAGTTGGCGAACTTGTAAAAATCAATGTAAAGGATATTGATTTCCACGAGCGTTCTTGTATCGTAACAGGTAAAGGAAATAAACAGCGTGAAGTCTATTTTGATGCAAGAACAAAGATTCATCTCAAAGAATATCTTGAAACCAGAAACGATGATAATGAAGCTTTATTCGTTTCTTTATCGAAGCCTAATCAGCGGCTTTCTATTGGTGGAATTGAAAGTATTTTGCGAAAACTGGGACAAAAAACCAAAATAAATAAAGTACATCCCCATAAGTTTAGAAGAACTTTGGCGACAATGGCAATTGATAAAGGAATGCCAATTGAGCAGGTTCAGAAGCTATTAGGTCATGTTAAAATTGACACAACATTACATTATGCGATGGTCAATCAGGCTAATGTGAAGATTGCTCACCGAAAATTTATTAGTTAACAATGAAATACATTTTTAGAATTGATGAAGTAGCAAAACTAAATCAATCTTCAATAACCAATAAAGATAAATTTGAATTAATTAATTATCTTGATACCAGTAGTATAACTAAAGGTAAAATTGATAGTTGGCAAGAGTTAAAACACAACTATCCAAGCAGAGCAAAACGAAAGATTAAACAAAATACCATTGTATATTCTACTGTGAGACCTAATCAAGAACATTATGGTTTTTTTAATAGTATCGAAAAAGAAAATGCTATTGTTTCCACAGGATTTGCAACCATTGATGTTTTCTCAGATAATGTGGAACCAATATTTTTATATTATCTACTCACACAAAAATGGGTAACAAATCATCTTCACACGATTGCAGAAAATTCTGTATCGGCTTATCCTTCTATAAATCCTTCTGATATTGGAAATTTAAGGTTCAGATTCCCTAATTTAACCAAACAAAAAAAAATTGCCAATATCCTAAGTGATATTGACAATAAAATTAACTTGAACAATCAAATAAATGATAATTTAGACATATGCAAAACGCTGTACGACTATTGGTTTGTGCAGTTTGATTTTCCTAATGAAACAGAAAGCCTTAAATCAGCGGTGGCAAGATGTTTGGAATGAAATTTTGAAAAGGGAATTCCGGAAGGATGGAGTCTGTATTTAATGATTGGATAGAAAAACAAAGACTGGAGATTTAAAGATAAGATTGAGGTATTATACGAAAAGTTTATTGTATTAGATGCTGACATTAATGATTAAACGCAAGTGAATTAAACCAGATATATTCTAAAAAATATTAGCTCTAAAACCATGATTTTTGTGAAATTAGGAAGTCAACAAATCTTAAGAAGTCTTAATAAATATTTGAAAGATTTTCAAATTATTTCAAACTTCTGTAAGCTATTTCTTTAAAAAAAATCATCTTTTAATTTTTACAAGAATATATCTTGATGCTAATTTTGGTTTATCATTATGAGAAACTCAATAAAAACTTTTCTATTTACCTAATCTTATCTTACCCCAATTAGTTTGTTTTATCAATCATTAAATACAGACTATCTCGGAATTTCCCTTCAAAATTTCATTCCAACATCTTGCCACCGCTTGATTATAGGCTTTCTTTTCTTGGAAATCAACTGACAAACCAATAGTCGTACAGCGTTTTGATATGTCTAAATTATCATTTATTTGATTGTTGAGTTCTATTTTATCATCTAATGATGATAAAACATTTACAATCTTTTTTTTAATATCCAAGGGAGGGCTTAGAATAGGTAATTTTCTGAGTGCCCCTAGTGATATGTAAGGTTGAGAAGATCCAGATTTAGAAAGATTAAGATAGTATTTGCCACAACTAGATTTTAAGTAATATTTTAACCATTCAGATTCTAATCTTGAATCTGTTTTAAATACTCCGACATTTTTTATAGCATAATTTGTATTTTTATTTTTTTCAAGGTATGTATAACCACAATATTCCCCAATCATACTTATAATTAGATCCCATTGATCAACCTTACTTCTTTTAATAATATTCTTATAGTCTTCTTCGGAAATATAATTTGTAGAATTTAAATCTAAAACTCCTCCTTTTATATTTTTTGAAGTAACCAATGGATATCCTATCTCAACAGCTTTTGGAGAATCGTGTGTTCCATCAGTAATATTTTTATACATTTTTTCAGCACTTACTAAATCCCAGTTACTCATACCTCAAACTTTTAAGCTGTTCCTGAATTTTTATGTCCAAAGCATTTCCCTCAGCAAAAAGACTTTGTAAATTTGTTTCAAAATCTTGCATTTTCTCTGCAAATTCCTCTGGCGTTATGTCTACATATTCTATTTTAACCTCAAAATATTGTCCTGCAGAAAAAGAGTAATTCTTTTCAGCAATTTGCTCCTTCGTTACCACAACTGATAAGTCTTCAACAGCCTGTTTTTGATTAAAGGTCTCTACAATTTTAGCTTCTTCTTCGGTAGTTAAAACCGTACGTTGGTTTTTGCCTTCTTTCACTGTTTGTCCCAGCTTGGAAGCATCCATTAAAATAATATGCTCGCTATCTGCTCTTTTATCAAAAAACAAAACAGATACATTTGTTCCTGTACTCGCAAAAATATTACTTGGCATACTTACTACACCACGAAGCCAGCCATTACTGATTAACCTTTCACGAATTTTCTTTTCAATCCCACTTTGGGCAGTAATGAAACCTGTTGGAACAACTATGGCAGCCTGACCTTTTTCACTTAAACTGTGCATAATATGCTGAATAAACAAAAGATAAATCGCCATCGATTCTTTCTTACTTTTCGGAACATTTGGAATCCCAGCAAAGAATCTTTGTTTAAAAGCATCTTTCTCCAAATCATCTCTAAAATCAGAAAAGTCTAACTTAAAAGGTGGATTAGAAACGATGTAGTCAAACTTTGTATCTAAATAAAAAGGCTGTGCAATGGTGTTAGTTTTAATAATATTCGGAATTGAATGCGTAAGGCTGTTCAAAACCAAATTTAGACGTAACATATTGCTCGATTTCTGTGAAATGTCTTCTGAATAGATTGTGCAATTCTTTTCACCAATTTGATGAGCTAAACTCATCAACAAAGTTCCCGATCCTGCACTTGGATCATAACATTTTACACCTTTTACTTCATCCGGCACAAGAATTTTTGCCATAATACGGGCAACAGCGTGTGGTGTATAATATTCAGCATACTTACCACCGCTATCTGTGTTGTAATCTTTAATTAAATATTCAAAAATAGTTGCAAAGAAATCATATTTCTGAACAAACATTTCTTCAAAAGAAAACTCAAACAATTTATTAATCAATGCTTTTGCAAAAGCATCACGTTGAGAAGCATCAGAGATAAATTGTGTTAGTTCATCAAATAAGGTATCTTTTGCACCACTGAATGATTTTACCGAAAATACATCTGCGTTTTCAATCGAAATTTGTCTTAAAGTATCATCAAATGTTTTTCCAAAATCACTGTCATTTTGAATTGCGAACAAATGCGAAATCAAATGATCCGGATGTAATCTTGGAATATTAGGATCCAAGCTTGCCAGTAGAAACTGATATTCGTCATCACTCATCTCACGAAGTGCTTTAGAAAAATTCTCAGCATCTGCAAGTTGAGGTTGCTCTTCTTTTACCGCAAAGCGGAATTTATCATTAAGAAATTTATATAGAAATATTTGCGTAATAATCTTAAATTCATTTCCGTCATTTCCCAGCCCGTAATTGGCACATACACTTTTAAGATTGTCGATTAAAGACTTTGTTTTTGTTATAAAGTTTATATCTTGAGTCATTATCTATTGATATTGTTGTAAATATTCCTGCGAAATTAATTGATTTATTCTTTCTGTGGTAGGAAAATCAAGACCTATATTTTCTTTTTTCTTAAATTCATTGACTACAATTTGCATCAGGTATCTCTTAAAGTAAGCTTCATTTTTCACCATTTCTTCCTGATTAGTAATGGTTTCATCTACTTGAAGTTTCACCTGCATCAATGCCCGGTGAAGTTGAGATTCTTTTGTATTTAAAGTTCCTTTTTCTGATAAGCGTTTGTGAATTCTGGCGTACTTATCGT
Coding sequences:
- a CDS encoding restriction endonuclease subunit S yields the protein MKYIFRIDEVAKLNQSSITNKDKFELINYLDTSSITKGKIDSWQELKHNYPSRAKRKIKQNTIVYSTVRPNQEHYGFFNSIEKENAIVSTGFATIDVFSDNVEPIFLYYLLTQKWVTNHLHTIAENSVSAYPSINPSDIGNLRFRFPNLTKQKKIANILSDIDNKINLNNQINDNLDICKTLYDYWFVQFDFPNETESLKSAVARCLE
- a CDS encoding restriction endonuclease subunit S, yielding MSNWDLVSAEKMYKNITDGTHDSPKAVEIGYPLVTSKNIKGGVLDLNSTNYISEEDYKNIIKRSKVDQWDLIISMIGEYCGYTYLEKNKNTNYAIKNVGVFKTDSRLESEWLKYYLKSSCGKYYLNLSKSGSSQPYISLGALRKLPILSPPLDIKKKIVNVLSSLDDKIELNNQINDNLDISKRCTTIGLSVDFQEKKAYNQAVARCWNEILKGNSEIVCI
- a CDS encoding HsdM family class I SAM-dependent methyltransferase, encoding MTQDINFITKTKSLIDNLKSVCANYGLGNDGNEFKIITQIFLYKFLNDKFRFAVKEEQPQLADAENFSKALREMSDDEYQFLLASLDPNIPRLHPDHLISHLFAIQNDSDFGKTFDDTLRQISIENADVFSVKSFSGAKDTLFDELTQFISDASQRDAFAKALINKLFEFSFEEMFVQKYDFFATIFEYLIKDYNTDSGGKYAEYYTPHAVARIMAKILVPDEVKGVKCYDPSAGSGTLLMSLAHQIGEKNCTIYSEDISQKSSNMLRLNLVLNSLTHSIPNIIKTNTIAQPFYLDTKFDYIVSNPPFKLDFSDFRDDLEKDAFKQRFFAGIPNVPKSKKESMAIYLLFIQHIMHSLSEKGQAAIVVPTGFITAQSGIEKKIRERLISNGWLRGVVSMPSNIFASTGTNVSVLFFDKRADSEHIILMDASKLGQTVKEGKNQRTVLTTEEEAKIVETFNQKQAVEDLSVVVTKEQIAEKNYSFSAGQYFEVKIEYVDITPEEFAEKMQDFETNLQSLFAEGNALDIKIQEQLKSLRYE